The Bacillota bacterium LX-D genomic sequence CATGGAGGTCCAGAAAAAAGTTATTCCTTTAGTGTCTGAAGGCAAAAATGTAATTGTACAAGCACCTACTGGCAGCGGAAAAACACTAGCTTATTTGTTGCCTTTATTGAGTAAAATTGAGTTGACCAAAAACTTACAAGTATTAATTTTAACCCCTACTAGAGAACTGGCTATGCAGGTAGTTAAAGTTATTAGGGAGTTTGGAGATAATTTTTATGCTGTACCTCTTTTAGGTGGTGGCAATTTTAATCGCCAAGTAGACAGCTTAAAGAAAAAACCCCAGATTATTGTAGGCACTCCTGGGAGAGTTTTAGAATTTATTAAGAAAAAAAAGTTAAATGTTGCGATAGTAAAAACATTAGTTATTGATGAAGCTGATAAAATGTTAACTCACGGATTTAAGGATGATATTACGGAAATCGTTAAAAACTGTATGCCTTCAACACAGCTATTGTTTTTTTCTGCTACCATCACTCCTACTGCTGCAAAACAAGCGGCTGAAATGGCGAGAGAAGCGGAACTCGTTAATATAGCGCCAGCCACAAGGACAGCCCCATTAATTGAACACTTATACTTTAGCGCAGAAGAGAATAAAAAGTCTGTTATTTTACAAAAGTTGGTTCAAATATTTAAGCCGCAAAAAATTATTGTTTTTATAACTAATAATCGAGGTGTGGGCCCTTTGACTCGTAGGTTAAAAGAATTAGGCTTAAATGCCATTGGGCTCCACAGCGATATGCCTCAATTGAATAGAAAAAACGTTTTAGAAAGTTTTAGGAAAGGTAAGTATTTTGCCTTAATTACTACGGATCTTTTTTCCAGAGGAATGGATGTTGAAGGTGTAGATTTTGTTTTTAATTATGATTTACCAGAAAATGAGGAGTATTATATCCACCGGGTAGGGAGAACGGGGCGAGGAGGCAAAAAAGGAACCGCCATAAGTTTAGTAACTGAAAAACAAAAATTTATAATTAAAAAGTACGAAAAAAAGCTGCATATAAAGATTGCCTACTATGGCATCTTCAACGATAATAAAGTATTTCCTGTTCAATACTAGTAGTATTCGTAATTATGCAGCTCTAAAAAATATTATTTAAACTAAATCTTTGTAATCCCGGAATATGTTCAATCAATAATTTAAGGGCTGATATTTCAGCTAATGCTAAGGAACGATTTTGAGTTTCTACGTATTTAGTGAGTCTAGCATAAGTTAAATCTATATTATCAATTTCCTGGTGATTCAGAAAAAGAGTCCAGCGGCTTTTAGTATCAGACCAAAGTTGCGCTATTTTTTTAGTTTCTGTATCCGCTTTAGACCAATTCTGCTGAATTATATTTTGTTCCAAATTATCAAAGCGGGTGGTTAAATCTTGAGCAGAATTATTAATATAACTAATGGACCAAACTCCAAAACCAACAATACATAGTGTAAATAAAAGCAAACTAGCTACAACCTTCAATGTTTTTCCTCCTCTTTTCTAGTTTTAACTGGTAATAGAGGTTCCCTGAAGTATCTAGTGAAGCGATTAGTACATCATCCAGATTGTGAACACCCATTTTTTTAAGCTCTGCTTCTAGCCAAGGTACAGTTAATTGGGCGTGCGAAAGATTTTTGTAATCGATTTCCCCGTCAAGGATGAGAGCTAAGGGCATTCCTTCATATTTAGTTTCAATGTTCAGATCTTCTGGAGTTACCGGCCTTTTTTGGGATTTAGGAATAATACTAAGTTGTCCGTTTGTTTCTAAAATAGCATACTCAACATCTGCAATATTAGGGAAATCCTTGCTGCGGAGCATTTCCAACAAATCCGTAATACTAAATCGTTCCTTAATCAGTTCTTCTTCGACGATTTTGCCATTGGCAATTAAGACACTAGGAGTTCCACAAATAATTTTTCGTGCTTTTTTACTCTTAATCGAAATGTACGAGAAAGTAATCTGGGCTAGTAAGAGAGTTAAAATGGGAATTATACCATCGATTAAAGGAATTGAGGTGTCTTGCATGGGGATAGCCGCTAATTCTGATAACATTAGAGCAATGACTAGCTCGAAGGGCTGTAATTCTCCAATTTGTCCTTTGCCCATAATACGCATAATGACTACAATTAAAATAAAAAGAATAATGGTGCGAGTAAATGTAATTAGCATCTATACTGCTCCTTATCAACAAAAAAATTTGGCTAAGTTTACACTGCATATACTAATTAGTAGTTTTGTAAGTTTTTATTTTTTTATACATATCCGTCTAGCTGGCTGGAAGGTCAATTTTAATGTAAAATTGAATTACTTACACTAAAGTATAGTAGAGGAGGAATTTTGTTATGGTAAAAGCTGAAATTGAAGCTGGTGTTTGTGGTTTAAAAACAGAAGTAAAGGCCGAATCAGCAGGTCAGGGAGTACAATTAGATATAAACAGCGATTGCCCTCATATTCAAAAAATTGCTGCAGAGCTTAAAGAAGTGGAAGGCATGAACGAAATCTTTACGAAAATGGATCAAACTAAAGTGTATCAATTAGCAAAACAGTATTGTCCCCATGTTGCATGTGCCGTACCAGCTGGAATCTTAAAGGCAGTAGAAGTTGCTTCTGGGTTGGCTTTGCCTAAAGATGTGGCAATAAAAATTATTAAAGAATAAGATGAATTAACTTCAGGCTAAAGACATATTCTGCATTTTAGTAATTATTTGCTTTGCCTAAATAGATAATGTACTTAAGGGTGGGATATGATGAAAAAAATTAAAATTACTTATCCTGACGGAACTGTTCAGGAAATTGATAAAGGGACGACTTTATTAAAATTATGTCAAGAAGAAAATAACTCGGGTCAACCATATTTAGCTGCCAGGGTAAATAATGTTTTAAAAGATTTGCATTTTTCTCTTCAAGAGGATGCTAAGCTGGAATTTTTAGATCTCACCTCTGATGATGGAATGAGAATTTACCAACGAAGCCTTTGCTTTTTATTAATAAAAGCTGTTGGTGAGTTGTTTCCAGAAGCTAAGGTTTCCGTAGAACACTCTATAAGCAAAGGTTTGTATTGTGAATTACATCAGGCAGAACCTATTACGGAAAAAGATGTACAACAAATCGAAAACAGAATGCGGGAATTGGTTGCTCAGGATATACCTTTTGTGAAAGAAACAGTATCTTTATCTGAAGCAATAAAACTATTTGAGAAAGAAGGGCAGTATGACAAGGTAAGTTTATTGAAACACCGTAATCGACCTCACACTAATTTATACAGCTGCGGATGGTTGAGGGATTACTTTTATGGCTATATGGCTCCAAGTACTGGTTACCTTAAAGTCTTTGAGCTTAAATTTTATATGCCCGGCTTTATTTTGCGTTTTCCTGAAAAAAGCAATCCCACTGTAGTTCCTGAATATGTAGAGCAGCCGAAGCTTTTTAATATCTTCCGAGAAGCTGAAAAATGGGCAGGGATATTAGAAATTAAGAATGTTGGATCTTTAAATGAGCAAATCGCCTCTGGAAATGCAGGGGACTTAATACGTGTGTCAGAAGCTTTTCACGAGAAAAAAATCGCTGAGATAGCTGATTTAATAACTAAAAATCGCGATCAAATTCGTTTGATTTTGATTGCAGGACCATCCTCTTCTGGCAAAACAACTTTTGCCCAGAGGTTAGCAGTTCAGCTAAGGGTAAATGATGTTAGGCCCATATCTATATCTTTAGATGATTACTTCGTTTCTAGAGATAAAACACCATTAGATGAGTTGGGAGAGCCAGATTTTGAGGCCTTAGAGGCTATTGAATTGGATTTGTTTAACGAACATTTAACGAAACTTATTCAAGGTTCAGAGGTTGAATTACCAGTATTCGACTTTATTACAGGGCAGCGGGAATATAAGGGAAGAAGAGTTAAAATTAAAAGAGACCAGCCCATTATTATTGAAGGTATCCATGGCTTGAATGATCAACTGACAACTGCTATCCCCCGTGGCAGTAAATTTAAAATTTATATTAGCGCTTTAACCCAATTGAATATTGACGACCATAATCGAATCTCCACAACTGATGCACGAATTATTCGGAGAATTGTTCGTGATAATCAATTCCGTTCCAATGACGCTTTGAAAACTATTAGAATTTGGCCTAAGGTGAGGAAAGGAGAGGAAAGGAACATCTTTCCATTCCAAGAAAACGCTGATGTAATGTTTAATTCACATTTAGTATATGAATTGGCGGTTTTAGTGAAGTATGCAGCTCCCTTGCTGCAAAAAATTGATGAGCAATGTCCGGAGTATTCTGAAGCGAAGCGACTGTTAAAGTTTTTAGGGTATTTTTTGCCCATGGATGACAAGGAAGTACCTTTTAACTCAATTATACGCGAGTTTATTGGAAACAGCTGTTTTTGCTGAAAAAGAGGGACTCGCCGATGGTTAGTCCCTCTTCAATATTATTTAATTTCTAAAAATGGACACTCTTGATTGTTATTTTCGCAGCTGACCCCAGCTATAGGTTTTCCTCAGCCGCCCCAGCCATCATCATCTTCGCCGCCAATAAACCATTTACATTTAGAAAAATTGCAGTCTCTGCTCATTTTTTCACCTCCAGTTTGTAAAGGATTCAATATTAGATTTAACCAGAAGGTTTTTATTATACAGCTTAGAGAAAATTGAAAGGAGAAATTTATTTGTATATAGGTGCCCATATTTCCATTAGCAAAGGATTTAGTTTTGCAATCGAGCAAGCAAATAAAATTGGCGGCAATACAATGCAGTTTTTCAGCCGTAACCCAAGAGGCGCCGGAGCAAAGGCGCTGAATTTAAAAGATATTGCCCTAGCCCAAGAAAAAGCAGAAAAGTATGGCTTTGGATCCTTAGTAGCTCATGCTCCCTATATTATTAATTTGGCTTCTTCCAAGGAAGATTTATGGGAGTTAGCAATTAGGATAATGTCTGAAGATTTATCCAGAATGGATCAGGCTGGAGTAGCATATTTGGTAGTTCATCCTGGAAGTCATGTAGGTCAAGGTATCCCTTTTGCTCTGAAAAGGGTGTCGCAAGCTTTGAACAGAATATTGCAGAGTGAAGGTCAATCCATAGTGCTTTTAGAAACAATGTCTGGTTCAGGGACAGAGGTCGGAAAATCCCTTGATGAACTAGCCCAAATGATTAAATTGGTTGAAAATAAGGAGAGAGTTGGCGTTTGTTTGGACACATGTCATTTATATAGTGGCGGCTACGATCTTAGGCAAAATTTAGATCAGTTTATTTTAGATCTAGAGGAGAAAATTGGCTTAGATAAAGTTAAAGCGGTACATTTAAATGATAGTATAAATCCTTTAGGCAGTGCGAAAGACCGCCATGCAAATATTGGAGAGGGTTTAATAGGGAAAGATGCTCTTGGCAAATTTGTTACCCATCCCAAATTAAACCACTTGCCTTTTTTGTTAGAGACACCAGGCGGGTTAGAAATTTATCAACAAGAAATTGCTTATTTTAAATCTTTAGAGTAGGACTAATGAACATGGAACAAATAGATAAAAAAAAGACGCAAGAAATTTTAAATCTTTTAGCAAGAAGTTATCCTAATGCTAAGCCAGCTTTAAATTTTGCTAATTCCTTTCAATTATTAATTGCCACCATACTTTCGGCTCAGTCAACAGATAATCAAGTAAATAAGGTAACAGCTAATTTATTTACTAAATATCAAACCCCTGCGGATATTGCAGTCCTTACACCGGAAGAATTGGCTAAGGATATTAAGGGATGTGGATTATACCATACAAAAAGCAAAAATATTATTGCTACCTGTAAGATTTTAGCTGATAAATATGGAGGAAAGGTTCCCGATAGGCTAGAGCAATTGGTGGAATTACCGGGAGTAGGCCGAAAAACAGCTAATGTTGTCTTGAGTAATGCTTTTGGCCAGGATGCTATTGCAGTTGATACACATGTTTTGCGGGTAGCAAATAGGTTAGGGTTGGCTAATAGTACTGATCCATTTAAAACAGAAATGCAGCTGCAGCAGGTAATTCCCCAAAAGAAATGGTCCTTGGCTCACCATTGGCTTATTTATCATGGTCGAAAAAGATGTAAGGCCAGAAGACCAGATTGCTTAGGGTGTGAGTTGACAAAAATTTGTCCTCGAAAAGGATTAAATTAACCTTAATGTAGTCGCAAAAACCCATCTACATTAAGGTTAGTTTGTTATATGCCTAGTCTATTTCAACCAGTAAACACTAAACGGCTGATTTAAAGACAAACCTTTAAGCAGTTCTACTTCCTGATTACCATCTAAGTATTTTAAAACCAAGGAAGTTTCATTACTTGATTTAGCTTGAAGGTAAATTGAGCAGCTATTATTTGAATTAGTTTGTGAGTAAGAGTTATTTACGATACTAGTTTGGGTTATTTCCCCAGAAAGTACATCTACTTTTATTTCCTGTTGGTTTGTTAAAAAAGTTAGCATTTTTTCGTCTAAAGACCAAAGCAATTGCTGAGGGTAGTCTGCTATTACAGCAAGATCTTTTATTTGCTGGTCTGCTAAGTTAAGCATTTGAATTCTGCTATTATTAGTGCCAGATTCCTTTAGGCAGTAGGCAATATAATTGCCTTGGGGCGACCATTTTAAATTCATTGGGCAGCTATTTGGCAGTGAATTTGTAGCTTCCAATGGATTTTGAACTAGAAGAGTAGATTTTTCTCCACTTAGACCTATCTTTTCCATTGTGAAAGAATGGTTCGAATTTGGATAGAAAGAAACTGCCATACTTTGTCCATCAGAAGCCCAAGCAAAGTCTACTGCATTGCTATTTTTAGGTAGCAATTCCATAATACTAGCTTCACTTTCTTTAATCAAGGCGATCTTTAAGTTAAAGTGAGGTAAATAACCAGTTGTTTCTTGAGTGTTATAAGCAATTAAATTTGCCCTGGGAGACCAAGTCGGTTTCCCTGCAACGGGATTAAGATCAACTTTGTACCCACCTGTGCCATCAGCTTTTACTACATATAAGTACGGTTTATCGTAATATGTTTCCGTAGAAGATCTTTTCAAATAAGCAAACCAATTTCCATCGTAGGACCAGCCAATTATTTGTGCTAAACCATCCTTGGTGATCTGTTTAGGGCTATCTCCCGCCTTGTTACCTAATAGGTACAAATTGTTTTGATCAAGAAAAGCAATGCGAGCAGGAATTTCTGCTGCCAACTTTCCTTCCGGAACTTTTGGTTCCCCGGTGCTAATTTCTACAGTTATTGTTTTTGCATCCCAGCCTATAGAAACATCTAAGGCAGTAGAGATAAACCTTAGAGGGACAACAACTGTATCCTTGGTTATCTGTGGGGGGACGTCTAATAAAATTGTTTCTTCATTTTTAAAGGCTTTTTTACTTCCCACAATTAGTTTTATAATCTTTTTTCCTTGAATAATTGTTACCCTATTTGTCTTTGGATCCCATTTTACCTGTGCTTTTAAAGCGTTACTTACAAAGCGGACAGGAACCAGGACTCTGCCAGAGGATACCAGTGGAGGAATATCTGGTTTTAGTTCATTGCCGTTTAGAGTAATTTTTACGGCGGTGGAAGTGGAAAGAGAGGCGTTAGCAGGTGCGGAAAAAATGCTAAATAAAAATAATGTGCTTACAAGTAAAAAAATATTTAAATAACTCTTGACATATAATTTCATTTCTCCACCCCCTCGATATCCTTTGGTAATATCCAGTTTTTGCTAAATAAAACTGGGCTTCTTTGGTATACCCTTTTTTGGGTAAAATTAGCTTTTAAATTTTCCAATTTTCTAAATTTATGGGCTTGACATATTACCGCAGGACTGTAATTAGGAGTGAGATAGAAAAAAATTTCTATCTCACCCAATTTTTTCTAATCAATAAGCTTAAAGCGAGAACCAGGTACACCGCAAATAGGACATTTATCCGGTGCATTATTTATTTCAATGTAGCCGCAAACGGGGCAGAGGTAAAAACCAAGATCTTGATTTTTATCTAAGCTATCCAAAACTTTTTTATATAGTTCTGCATGAACTTTTTCTGCTTCATTGGCTCTTTTAAAGGTAGCTACAGCAGCTTTATTTCCTTCAGCTTCAGCCTCTTTAATAAATTCTGGATACATTTTTTCAAATTCAAAAGTTTCTCCGTTAATACCGGCTTGTAGGTTAGCTGCAGTATCCTGAACTTCACCCATTACTTTAAGGTGGCTGGAAGCATGGATTGCTTCAGCTTCGGCAGCTGCGCGGAAAAGTTTTGCGGCTGTTCTATAACCTTCTTCATCTGCTTTTTGAGCAAAAGCAAGATATTTGCGGTTTGCTTGAGACTCCCCGGCAAAAGCTTCTTTTAAATTTTTTTCTGTGCTCATTTGTTTTAACCTCCTTGATTTCATTATATATAGTAATTATTAATATTCTGTCCAAAAATGTCAAGGTTAACCAAAAAAAGCTTCTTACCCGTTAGCAATGGGTAGAAGCTTTTTTAGAATTAAATTTTTAGGATTGTGCTTTAGTGTAATTAAGTAGGCCCCCGGCAAGAATAATTTTTATAAAACGAGGTGACAAGTTATGATTTACCTGGAAACTAGTTCCTTTAGTAATGTTATGAACTGTTAGCTGATTACTATTATTTAACTGCCGGTATAAATCTTTAAATTCTAGTTTATCCCCTTGCTCAATTTGTTCGTAATCTTTTTCATTGACAAATGTAAGAGGTAAAATACCAAAGTTAACCAGATTTGCTTTGTGTATCCGGGCAAAGGATTTTGTGATAACGGCTTTAACACCAAGATACATTGGAGCTAAGGCTGCGTGCTCTCGACTAGAGCCCTGGCCATAATTGTGACCACCAACAATAAAACCTCCATTAGAACTCTTTGCCCTATGGGCAAATTCCTTATCAACAGATGAAAAAACGTGTTCAGATATTGCTGGAATATTAGAACGCAGAGGTAATACCTTAGAGCCTGCAGGCATAATATGATCAGTTGTAATATTGTCTTCAACTTTAAGTAGTACATCCCCAGACAACTCTTGAGGCAATGCTTGGTTTACAGGTAAAGGTTTAATATTTGGCCCCCGAACAATTTCCACTTTTTCCGGTTCAGTAGATGGGGCAAGTATCATACGATCATCAATAGTAAATTTTTCAGGCATTGCAATAGAAATAGGAGCACCTAAGGTTCTAGGATCTGTTAAAACACCTGTCAGAGCAGATGCGGCAGCTACCTCGGGACTAGCTAGAAATACTTGAGCATCTTGTGTTCCGCTTCGGCCTAAAAAGTTACGATTAAAGGTTCTTATAGAAACACCTTTAGAAGGAGGAGCTTGCCCCATTCCAATACAAGGACCGCAGGCAGATTCTAAAATTCTTGCTCCCGCAGCTATTAAATCTGCTAAAGCGCCGTTAGATGCTAACATTTTAAATACTTGTCTAGATCCCGGGGATATTACTAAGCTGACTTCCGGATGTACCATTTTACCTTTTAAAATGGAGGCTACACGCATCAAGTCCGTGTAAGAAGAATTGGTGCAACTTCCAATGGCTACCTGGTTAACTTTTATAGGACCAACTACACTTACTTTTTCGACTGCATCAGGACTATGAGGCTGAGCAACAATTGGTTCAAGTTCAGATAAGTTTAGTTCAATAATTTCATCATATTCAGCATCAAAATCGGGTAAGAGTTCAACCCAATCTGAATCCCTCTTTTGAGCTTTTAAAAATGTTTTAGTTATTTCGTCACTGGGAAAAATAGAAGTAGTTGCTCCTAGTTCGGCACCCATATTAGTAATTGTAGCTCGTTCTGGTACACTTAAAGTTGCAACACCAGTGCCGCCATATTCAATTATTTTACCTACTCCACCTTTAACGCTTAACAAACGTAAAACTTCTAAAATTACATCTTTTGCCGATACCCAAGCTGGAAGTTGTCCAGTTAAATTAATTTTAACTACTTTAGGCATCGTTAAATAAAATGGGCCCCCAGCCATGGCTACAGCTACATCTAAACCGCCAGCCCCAATGGCTAACATTCCAATACCACCGCCAGTAGGAGTGTGGCTATCAGAACCTAATAAAGTTTGACCTGGTACGCCAAAACGCTCTAAGTGAACCTGATGGCAAATACCGTTTCCAGGCCGGGAAAAATAAATCCCATGTTTAGAGGCTATGCTCTGCAAAAAGCGGTGATCATCGGCATTTTCGAAGCCTGTCTGTAATGTATTATGATCAACATAACTTACTGATAATTTAGTTTTAACTTGAGGTACTCCCATAGCTTCAAATTGCAGGTAAGCCATGGTTCCTGTGGCATCTTGGGTAAGTGTTTGGTCTATTTTAATGGCAATTTCCTGCCCTGACGTTAGCTCTCCGCTGACTAAATGCTCTTTTAGAATCTTTCTGACAATATTGTCCCCCATATTTATTACCTCCTCGGGAATTTTGCTGTTTTTCTAAATATACCAAAGAGTGAGGAATGCGTCAAAGTGTTTGAATTTTTCATGAGAAATAATTATTATAGATAGTGAACTAGAAAGCTTTTGGGAAAATATGATAGGAGGCTATTTTGTGCATATTGTATTAGTTGAGCCGGAAATACCGCAAAATACAGGCAATATTGTTCGTACCTGCGCCGTAACTGGATCCCATTTACATTTGGTTAGACCATTAGGTTTTTCAACTGAAGATAAATATTTAAAAAGGGCAGGTTTAGATTATTGGCATTTAGTAGATATTGAGTATCACGATAATTTTCAGCAATTGCAGGAAAAATATGCTGATGGTAACTATTATTTTGCAACTACAAAGGCAACTAAAATTCATACCAAAGTGAAGTATGCTAACAATGATTTTCTAGTCTTTGGAAGTGAGACCAGAGGGCTGTCCAAAGAAATACTGGTTGCTAATAAAGAGTATTGTATACGGGTGCCAATGTTATCAGAGGCTCGGTGTCTCAACCTAGCCAATTCAGTGGCAGTTATACTTTATGAGGCACTAAGGCAGGTAGGCTTCCCCAATCTTAGATGAAAATACACTTGCTGGCGATTGAAAAAGATGCTATAATTACTTAGTTAGTTCAGTCGGAACGTAGCGCAGTTTGGTAGCGCGCTTGGTTCGGGACCAAGAGGCCGCAGGTTCAAATCCTGTCGTTCCGACCATTTATTATCAACGTTTTAGCTGATCGAGAAGTAATAAAAAATTAATTTCTGACGACCAGTTTGACGACCACCAAGAAAAAGTCTGGGATTTTAATCCTAGGCTTTTTTATTTTTTCTCCGTGCCAGAGGGTAAAAGAGATGAAAGAGCATCAGTTGCTGCTTTCTTTCTTTTATCTTGTAAGTGACCGTATATGTCTAACGTGACTTGAATAGAGGAATGACCTAATAACTCGGCGATATCCTTTAGGGAGAAACCTCGATCGATTGGTGCAGAAGCAACAGAGTGCCGTAGATCATGGAATCTCACATGGCCTAGGCCTGCTTGTTTGATGAGTTCAATGTGGGTTTCGTAAAATCTATCAGGGTATATTGGTTCTCCGTTTTCTTTACAAAATATTAAGTTATTCTTTTGATAATCTTCCCCCAATGTAGCTTTTCCTTTGCTTGGACTTTTTTATGCTTTTTAAGCTCATAGAGTACATCCTCTGGAATAAAAATGGTTCGATCTGAAGTTTTTGTTTTTGGGGTGGAAAAAATCATATACAGCATAGAAAACGCAGCTCTAAGTGTAATGCACGATGGCCAACCTGTTGGAATTAAAGGCATAATAATCGCCCGTGCGAGCGATTATAACAATGGACAGGACTTTCTTACAATCACTTTGCCAAGTGGCCGAAAATTATTTTATACAAAGCCCTTTCTAGGGGTAAATGACCGAGGATGCGAAGCTTTGCACTATCATGGAATTAACCAAAATTAGGCGCCGGTGTACCGGTCAATCCTATGAATCTTGTTATGTGTTTCCGTACCCAAGTTAAGGACTTGAACCGTTTAGCCTTATGATTCTTAAAACTGCTAAACTCGTCACTACAACCATGTCAAATGGCCATGCATTACGGTAATACTCAACAAGCCAAGGAACATTCAGTCATTTACAAAGTGAGGTACTAGAAGTTAAACAAGCGGTAATTAATGGCGAGTCTAGGGCTATAGCTGAAGAATTGCTAGATACAATACATTCTGCGGAAACGGCATTAAGAATTGAGTTGAGTGATGAGTTGATCAGCAAAGAAACCCTAAACGATTTAAAGCAAGAAATACTTGAAAAGAATAGTCGGAGAGGATATTACGCAGTTGAAGAAATTCAAAGTCCAATTTGTAACACATGTGTAAACGATTGCTGTAGATGCCTTATTAGCAAAGCGTAGTATGTCAAAAGTATGAACTGAACAATACGGTATAAAAAACGATATAGGTATGCTGCAACTATTTATACCCAAGAGAATAATCTGTTAATAAAGAAGTTTTATTAACGGAGGAATAGCATGGCATACTATATTCAAGTAGAACCAAATGTAAGAATTTTTGTAGAGGATCTCAACCCAGAGGGCAAGAAGACAATCTTGTTTTTACACGGTTGGCCTGGAAGCCATAAGTTATTTGAATATCAATTTGACCAGCTTCCAAAGATGGGATATAGATGTATCGGAATAGATACTAGAGGATTCGGTAATTCAGATAAACCTTGGGGAGGCTACGATTACGATCGATTGTCGGACGATGTTCGATGTGTGGTTGAAGCACTCAAATTAAAAGATTTTACACTTGGAGGACATTCAACGGGTGGAGCAATTGCTATTAGATACATGGCTAGACACAATGGATATGGGGTATCGAAACTTGCTCTTTTTGCCGCTGCCGCCCCCAGTGTGATCCAGCGTCCATATTTTCCTTATGGATTACCTAGAGAGGCTGTAAATGAAATCATACAAAGAACATATAATGACAGGCCTAAAATGTTGAGGGATTTTGGAGATATGTTTTTCTTTCAGGATATAACTGAGCCGTTCTCAGATTGGTTCTTCCAACTGGGACTAGAGGCATCTGGTTGGGCCACAGCGTCAATTGCAACCACTTGGTTAGGTGAAGAAAGATTATTTTATGATCTTGAGAAAATACACGTTCCAACTTTAATTCTTCATGGTATCCATGACAAAGTCTGTCTCTTCCCATTGGCTGAAGCACAAAGACAAGGTATAAAAAATTCTAAACTCGTACCTTTTCAATACAGCGGTCACGGACTGTTCTATGACGAGCGTGACAAATTTAACGAGGAATTGACAAAATTTATTCAGATGCGAAATATACGGTATTTTTAGTTCACATTTCAGCACTAAAGCGAAGTAATTCCAGGAGGAGGGTGGTAAAGAGTAGTTTTTAAATCATTGAACATGAGCTTTATTCATACGATGAAACAAAAAAGGAAATAGCCGAGCTAACGGATGACATAATTAATTAGACACCAATGTTAGAAGGGGAAGCAGTGTCAGGCACTAGTTACACATCTGATACGACAGCTAGAAAAGCAATTAAGTTGGTAAGTAGTAAAGTGCTGGCAACTATGAACAGGAATATCTCCAGTATAGATAGAGCATTGAGCCGACTGTCAGAAGAACACCAGAAGTTATTCCAGCTTAAGTATCGAGGAAACCTGCCTTGGCAAAAGGTATGTGATGAAATGCCAACCAGTGAAAGAACCTATTTCAGATTGCGTCGGGAATTAGTTGCTATGGTTGCACTTGAAATGGGTTTGGCAGAAAGTTGGCAGGAATATAGGATATATCTTTAGATTTTAGCAAACCTCTATTCATTTACATGAATCCGCAAACATCAAAAGTCGGATTCTACGGAACGTGGACAGTCGGAAGTTTACCTGGTTGCATTCTTAAAAAGAAGACGGCCGAAGTGGCTAAAAGTATGAAAAATGAAAGCA encodes the following:
- a CDS encoding DUF421 domain-containing protein codes for the protein MLITFTRTIILFILIVVIMRIMGKGQIGELQPFELVIALMLSELAAIPMQDTSIPLIDGIIPILTLLLAQITFSYISIKSKKARKIICGTPSVLIANGKIVEEELIKERFSITDLLEMLRSKDFPNIADVEYAILETNGQLSIIPKSQKRPVTPEDLNIETKYEGMPLALILDGEIDYKNLSHAQLTVPWLEAELKKMGVHNLDDVLIASLDTSGNLYYQLKLEKRRKNIEGCS
- the nth gene encoding endonuclease III is translated as MNMEQIDKKKTQEILNLLARSYPNAKPALNFANSFQLLIATILSAQSTDNQVNKVTANLFTKYQTPADIAVLTPEELAKDIKGCGLYHTKSKNIIATCKILADKYGGKVPDRLEQLVELPGVGRKTANVVLSNAFGQDAIAVDTHVLRVANRLGLANSTDPFKTEMQLQQVIPQKKWSLAHHWLIYHGRKRCKARRPDCLGCELTKICPRKGLN
- a CDS encoding deoxyribonuclease IV; protein product: MYIGAHISISKGFSFAIEQANKIGGNTMQFFSRNPRGAGAKALNLKDIALAQEKAEKYGFGSLVAHAPYIINLASSKEDLWELAIRIMSEDLSRMDQAGVAYLVVHPGSHVGQGIPFALKRVSQALNRILQSEGQSIVLLETMSGSGTEVGKSLDELAQMIKLVENKERVGVCLDTCHLYSGGYDLRQNLDQFILDLEEKIGLDKVKAVHLNDSINPLGSAKDRHANIGEGLIGKDALGKFVTHPKLNHLPFLLETPGGLEIYQQEIAYFKSLE
- a CDS encoding DUF4363 family protein; the encoded protein is MKVVASLLLFTLCIVGFGVWSISYINNSAQDLTTRFDNLEQNIIQQNWSKADTETKKIAQLWSDTKSRWTLFLNHQEIDNIDLTYARLTKYVETQNRSLALAEISALKLLIEHIPGLQRFSLNNIF
- a CDS encoding nucleoside kinase, with translation MKKIKITYPDGTVQEIDKGTTLLKLCQEENNSGQPYLAARVNNVLKDLHFSLQEDAKLEFLDLTSDDGMRIYQRSLCFLLIKAVGELFPEAKVSVEHSISKGLYCELHQAEPITEKDVQQIENRMRELVAQDIPFVKETVSLSEAIKLFEKEGQYDKVSLLKHRNRPHTNLYSCGWLRDYFYGYMAPSTGYLKVFELKFYMPGFILRFPEKSNPTVVPEYVEQPKLFNIFREAEKWAGILEIKNVGSLNEQIASGNAGDLIRVSEAFHEKKIAEIADLITKNRDQIRLILIAGPSSSGKTTFAQRLAVQLRVNDVRPISISLDDYFVSRDKTPLDELGEPDFEALEAIELDLFNEHLTKLIQGSEVELPVFDFITGQREYKGRRVKIKRDQPIIIEGIHGLNDQLTTAIPRGSKFKIYISALTQLNIDDHNRISTTDARIIRRIVRDNQFRSNDALKTIRIWPKVRKGEERNIFPFQENADVMFNSHLVYELAVLVKYAAPLLQKIDEQCPEYSEAKRLLKFLGYFLPMDDKEVPFNSIIREFIGNSCFC
- a CDS encoding DEAD/DEAH box helicase, giving the protein MDGISLDSFNDLSINPELVKKLADMEITKPMEVQKKVIPLVSEGKNVIVQAPTGSGKTLAYLLPLLSKIELTKNLQVLILTPTRELAMQVVKVIREFGDNFYAVPLLGGGNFNRQVDSLKKKPQIIVGTPGRVLEFIKKKKLNVAIVKTLVIDEADKMLTHGFKDDITEIVKNCMPSTQLLFFSATITPTAAKQAAEMAREAELVNIAPATRTAPLIEHLYFSAEENKKSVILQKLVQIFKPQKIIVFITNNRGVGPLTRRLKELGLNAIGLHSDMPQLNRKNVLESFRKGKYFALITTDLFSRGMDVEGVDFVFNYDLPENEEYYIHRVGRTGRGGKKGTAISLVTEKQKFIIKKYEKKLHIKIAYYGIFNDNKVFPVQY